From the genome of Streptomyces sp. V2I9:
GTGATGCTGGACCAGCTCCACCACCTGACCCGCCTCACGGAGCGGAGCAACATCACGCTCCAGGTGCTCCCGTTCGAGGCGGGCGCGCACGCGGGCGTACAGAGCTCTTTCTGGCTCTTCGATTTCCCGGCGGACCCCAGCATCGCCTGCGTGGCCAACCTGACCGGGACGCTGTTCATGGACCAGTCCGGGCAGCTCCACGCGTTCTCGGACGCGTTCGACAACCTCCGGGCCAGTGCGCTGAGCCCGGCCGATTCACTGACGCGCATCACCGACATCATGGATCTGATGCGCGAAGAACAAGACAAGAGGAAGCCATCATGACCAGCGCCACCCCCACCGTCGTCGGCCCGTTCGTGAAGGCCACCGCAAGCGGTCAGCAGGATGCGTGTGTGGAGGTGGCCCCCCTCTCCGACGGCGGCCGGGCAGTCCGCGACAGCAAGAACCAGCACGGCCCCCGCCTCCACTTCGGCCCCGCCCAGTGGACGGCCTTCACCGCCGGCGTGAAGACCGGCGGATATGAGGTCTGACCCGACCCCGCCCGAGGGCCGGGTGCCACGGAAGCG
Proteins encoded in this window:
- a CDS encoding DUF397 domain-containing protein, whose protein sequence is MTSATPTVVGPFVKATASGQQDACVEVAPLSDGGRAVRDSKNQHGPRLHFGPAQWTAFTAGVKTGGYEV